From one Streptosporangiales bacterium genomic stretch:
- the sigE gene encoding RNA polymerase sigma factor SigE, producing MGRSRTRARRQQDTSGEWAVPSWDEIVREHSARVYRLAYRLTGNQHDAEDLTQEVFVRVFRSLHNYQPGSFAGWLHRITTNLFLDTARRKQRIRFESLPDDAGDRLAGREQTPADVYDASQFDHEVQAALDDLAPEFRVAVVLCDIEGLSYEEIADTLGIKLGTVRSRIHRGRSHLRRRLGHLAPGARSGAADETVAAVAAGGEHG from the coding sequence ATGGGCCGTTCCCGAACGCGAGCACGCCGTCAGCAGGACACGAGCGGCGAATGGGCCGTGCCCAGCTGGGACGAGATCGTCCGCGAGCACTCCGCCCGGGTCTACCGCCTCGCCTACCGTCTCACCGGCAACCAGCACGATGCCGAGGACCTCACCCAGGAGGTCTTCGTCCGCGTCTTCCGTTCCCTGCACAACTACCAGCCGGGGTCGTTCGCCGGCTGGCTGCACCGCATCACCACCAACCTCTTCCTCGACACCGCGCGGCGCAAGCAGCGGATCAGGTTCGAGTCCCTCCCCGACGACGCCGGCGACCGCCTCGCCGGCCGCGAGCAGACGCCCGCCGACGTCTACGACGCGTCGCAGTTCGACCACGAGGTACAGGCCGCGCTCGACGACCTCGCGCCGGAGTTCCGGGTCGCGGTCGTCCTCTGCGACATCGAGGGCCTGAGCTACGAGGAGATCGCCGACACCCTGGGCATCAAGCTCGGCACCGTCCGCAGCCGCATCCACCGCGGCCGGTCGCACCTGCGCCGCCGCCTCGGACACCTCGCTCCGGGCGCGAGGAGCGGCGCGGCCGACGAGACCGTGGCGGCCGTGGCCGCTGGGGGTGAGCACGGGTGA
- a CDS encoding methyltransferase domain-containing protein produces the protein MGGDASWDYAEAYLPEDDVLVAARQRAEEVLAAVPIGPGGGTLLRFLAATIGARSVVEVGSGCGVSGIYLLRGMRPDGILTTVDVEVEHQRLAKQAYAEAGFTGSRVRTIIGRALEVLPRLTDDAYDLVFVDADKQEYHAYLDQALRLLRPGGVVAFDNALWHDQVADPSKRDADTVAIRQLLVAVRDDERLVPVLVKAGDGLLAAVRRS, from the coding sequence ATGGGTGGCGATGCCAGCTGGGACTACGCCGAGGCGTACCTGCCCGAGGATGACGTGCTCGTGGCCGCGCGCCAGCGCGCCGAGGAGGTCCTCGCGGCGGTACCCATCGGGCCGGGCGGTGGCACCCTCCTGCGGTTCCTCGCAGCGACGATCGGCGCACGCAGCGTCGTCGAGGTGGGGAGCGGCTGCGGCGTCTCGGGCATCTACCTGCTCCGCGGTATGCGCCCCGACGGCATCCTCACGACGGTCGACGTCGAGGTAGAGCACCAGCGGCTCGCGAAGCAGGCCTACGCCGAGGCGGGTTTCACCGGCAGCCGCGTGCGCACCATCATCGGCCGGGCACTCGAGGTGCTGCCGCGGCTCACCGACGACGCGTACGACCTGGTGTTCGTCGACGCCGACAAGCAGGAGTACCACGCCTACCTCGACCAGGCCCTGCGGCTGCTGCGTCCGGGCGGCGTCGTGGCGTTCGACAACGCGCTGTGGCACGACCAGGTGGCCGACCCGTCGAAGCGCGACGCCGACACCGTGGCCATCAGGCAGCTGCTCGTCGCGGTACGCGACGACGAGCGGCTGGTCCCCGTGCTGGTCAAGGCCGGCGACGGCCTGCTGGCGGCCGTCCGCAGGAGCTGA